From the genome of Gorilla gorilla gorilla isolate KB3781 chromosome 4, NHGRI_mGorGor1-v2.1_pri, whole genome shotgun sequence:
AAAAACTGGAACCGTGTTTTTTTTAACATTAGGCCTTATGTTTGGCGTGATACCTGACATGCCCGTcctgtgtttatttaaaataactaaagagtGGGTGGGGAGTGGTAGGAAAGTATGTTTTTGGTTACAACATATTTATCTCAAAATCCACTGTTCAGCAACAGAGGCCTGGGAGGAtctggagaaacaaaaacaatagccTTCATTTCCTTCATTGTACCCTCCCACCCTGCATGCATTCTGGAATTGTGCAAAGAAGAAAGTCTGGTAAGAGGAATAGCGTTGACCAAGGACCTGCAGCTGAATTTCAGGTCTAGGGGCGGGGGAGCCATGTTACTGTTAACAGGGAGGCCTGTGTTGAAGGTTGCTGGCCTCAGCTCCGAAGGGAGCATTCACTGGCCGGGATCTGGAGATGTCCTCTGTGAAAGTACATTAAGGCAACCCTGAGGATTAAAAGCAACTCCTGACATGCCTATAAAAACGGCAGTGGCTGAACGTAATCCGGCATTATGATTGCTTTACAAGCCAATCCAGGCTGCCGTTTCCATGAAGCTTCCCGGGTTTGCTTGTCTCTCTGCCTTCCCCAACTAGCACTTatatttccaaaatgctctaagaTGAACCGCCGTACTAAGGCCAAAGATGACAACAACCTAAGGGCACCTCATACAGTATTTCAAATTGAACCTGAGCTAAATTGTGCCCCAAAGCGTCAAGGCTGCCCAGGCCGGGCAGGGGTTGGCcttcctgtgcctcccaggtgGTCAGGGCTCTGCCCCCTCAACACCCCCGCCCGCAGCCTGTGCGTCACCCTCCCGGGACCggagggggcgggggcggggcgcggcgATGGGGGCTCCGCCCCGGGGCGGGGCGCGGCGACGGGGCGCGGCAGGCTCCCTCGGGGTCCCAGCTGGCGGGCACTCGGCGGCCGCGGCGCGATGGAGGCGCCGGCCGAGCTGCTGGCCGCGCTGCCTGCGCTGGCCACTGCGCTGGCCCTTCTGCTCGCCTGGCTACTGGTGCGGCGTGGGGCGGCCGCGAGCCCGGAGCCTGCCCGCGCGCCCCCGGAACCCGCGCCCCCGGCCGAGGCCACCGAGGCCCCGGCGCCGTCCCGCCCCTGCGCCCCCGAGCCGGCGGCCTCGCCCGCGGGGCCGGAGGAGCCTGGAGAGCCCGCGGGGCTGGGGGAGCTCGGGGAGCCTGCGGGACCGGGGGAGCCCGAAGGGCCAGGGGATCCCGCGGCGGCGCCAGCGGAGGCGGAGGAGCAGGCGGCGGAGGCGAGGCAGGTACGCACCGGGGCCCTCgcggccccctccccacccccgggGCTCCGGCTGCCGCTGCCGTTCCCCGCCGAGCCAGAGAGCGGGGCCGCGGCCTCCAGCCCAGGCTGCCCCCAGGAAGCGCAGAACCCGCGGCCCGCAGGAAATGCAGGTCCCGCCATGCTAAGCCGCAGCCCCGCAAACTCGCCGCCCTCCCCCAGAAAGTGTGGCGAGGGGCGAGCCCGAAGGAGTTTGTTTGGAGGTGTTTTGCTCTCCCCTCCCCTCGGCCTCTCCCAGCCCAGGGCGTGCTCCGCAGCTGCTGGCTCCCAGGCCTCGGGACCAGGGCTTGGCATTTTGCTCCGCACCCACGTCTGACCCCTCCCGCCCACCGGTTCCCAAATCCACGTGCCTGTGGCTTATTTCAAGGCCTGCCATGAGAGTTATCTTGATGTTTAAAAAGTAGTACTTTCGGGGGGCGAGGGAGGAAagctggcttttctttttc
Proteins encoded in this window:
- the MXRA7 gene encoding matrix-remodeling-associated protein 7 isoform X1, with amino-acid sequence MEAPAELLAALPALATALALLLAWLLVRRGAAASPEPARAPPEPAPPAEATEAPAPSRPCAPEPAASPAGPEEPGEPAGLGELGEPAGPGEPEGPGDPAAAPAEAEEQAAEARQEEEQDLDGEKGPSSEGPEEEDGEGFSFKYSPGKLRGNQYKKMMTKEELEEEQRVQKEQLAAIFKLMKDNKETFGEMSDCDVQEQLRLYDM
- the MXRA7 gene encoding matrix-remodeling-associated protein 7 isoform X2, whose translation is MEAPAELLAALPALATALALLLAWLLVRRGAAASPEPARAPPEPAPPAEATEAPAPSRPCAPEPAASPAGPEEPGEPAGLGELGEPAGPGEPEGPGDPAAAPAEAEEQAAEARQEEEQDLDGEKGPSSEGPEEEDGEGFSFKYSPGKLRGNQYKKMMTKEELEEEQRTEE